A stretch of the Panicum virgatum strain AP13 chromosome 9N, P.virgatum_v5, whole genome shotgun sequence genome encodes the following:
- the LOC120690742 gene encoding FH protein interacting protein FIP2-like isoform X2, protein MQSPEASSPPVLLNIGGKKYATTVETLTQREPDSMLAAMFSGRHMLPHHPTTGTVFVDRDGKHFRHVLNWLRDGAIPVMSESEYQQLLREAEYYQLLGLADYINERLGWKKVDSSEAELTRKDVIKCIQAQKVRFRGVNLSGLDLSKLDLSEVDFSYACIKNTDFSFANLYKAKFGVEASSSSFQNANLRECEFIGANLEESILDGANLRSANLQDACLTRCSFIETDLHSAHLQTANLTAANLRGANLEAANLKGAKLSGTNLQGANLQRAYLREVDLRDTQLTGAKLGGANLLGAIR, encoded by the exons ATGCAGTCGCCGGAGGCCTCCTCCCCCCCTGTCCTCCTCAACATAG GGGGCAAGAAGTACGCTACGACCGTGGAGACGCTGACGCAGCGGGAGCCCGACTCCATGCTCGCGGCCATGTTCAGCGGCCGGCATATGCTCCCGCACCACCCCACCACG GGGACGGTCTTCGTGGACAGGGACGGTAAGCATTTCCGACACGTGCTCAACTGGCTCAGGGACGGCGCCATCCCCGTGATGTCAGAGTCTGAGTACCAGCAGCTGCTGCGAGAGGCAGAGTACTACCAGTTGCTT GGCTTAGCTGATTACATAAATGAGAGGCTCGGTTGGAAGAAAGTTGACAGTTCAGAGGCTGAATTGACACGAAAGGACGTGATAAAATGCATCCAGGCTCAGAAAGTCAGGTTCCGTGGTGTGAATTTATCTGGCCTTGATCTGTCTAAACTT GACTTGTCAGAGGTGGACTTCAGTTATGCATGCATTAAGAACACCGATTTTTCATTTGCTAACCTTTACAAAGCAAAGTTCGGG GTGGAagcttcatcctcatctttccAAAATGCCAATTTGCGTGA GTGTGAGTTTATTGGAGCAAATCTTGAAGAATCTATTCTGGATGGAGCAAATCTTCGAAGTGCGAACCTGCAAG ATGCATGCTTAACACGTTGTAGTTTCATTGAGACGGATCTTCACTCTGCCCATTTGCAG ACCGCTAATCTTACGGCTGCCAACTTGAGAGGAGCTAACCTTGAAGCAGCCAATCTCAAG GGTGCTAAGTTGTCTGGAACGAACTTGCAAGGTGCAAATCTTCAGCGAGCTTACTTGCGAGAAGTTGACTTGCGTGACACT CAATTAACTGGTGCTAAGCTTGGTGGCGCGAATCTGCTTGGAGCTATCAGGTGA
- the LOC120690742 gene encoding FH protein interacting protein FIP2-like isoform X1 translates to MQSPEASSPPVLLNIGGKKYATTVETLTQREPDSMLAAMFSGRHMLPHHPTTGTVFVDRDGKHFRHVLNWLRDGAIPVMSESEYQQLLREAEYYQLLGLADYINERLGWKKVDSSEAELTRKDVIKCIQAQKVRFRGVNLSGLDLSKLDLSEVDFSYACIKNTDFSFANLYKAKFGQVEASSSSFQNANLRECEFIGANLEESILDGANLRSANLQDACLTRCSFIETDLHSAHLQTANLTAANLRGANLEAANLKGAKLSGTNLQGANLQRAYLREVDLRDTQLTGAKLGGANLLGAIR, encoded by the exons ATGCAGTCGCCGGAGGCCTCCTCCCCCCCTGTCCTCCTCAACATAG GGGGCAAGAAGTACGCTACGACCGTGGAGACGCTGACGCAGCGGGAGCCCGACTCCATGCTCGCGGCCATGTTCAGCGGCCGGCATATGCTCCCGCACCACCCCACCACG GGGACGGTCTTCGTGGACAGGGACGGTAAGCATTTCCGACACGTGCTCAACTGGCTCAGGGACGGCGCCATCCCCGTGATGTCAGAGTCTGAGTACCAGCAGCTGCTGCGAGAGGCAGAGTACTACCAGTTGCTT GGCTTAGCTGATTACATAAATGAGAGGCTCGGTTGGAAGAAAGTTGACAGTTCAGAGGCTGAATTGACACGAAAGGACGTGATAAAATGCATCCAGGCTCAGAAAGTCAGGTTCCGTGGTGTGAATTTATCTGGCCTTGATCTGTCTAAACTT GACTTGTCAGAGGTGGACTTCAGTTATGCATGCATTAAGAACACCGATTTTTCATTTGCTAACCTTTACAAAGCAAAGTTCGGG CAGGTGGAagcttcatcctcatctttccAAAATGCCAATTTGCGTGA GTGTGAGTTTATTGGAGCAAATCTTGAAGAATCTATTCTGGATGGAGCAAATCTTCGAAGTGCGAACCTGCAAG ATGCATGCTTAACACGTTGTAGTTTCATTGAGACGGATCTTCACTCTGCCCATTTGCAG ACCGCTAATCTTACGGCTGCCAACTTGAGAGGAGCTAACCTTGAAGCAGCCAATCTCAAG GGTGCTAAGTTGTCTGGAACGAACTTGCAAGGTGCAAATCTTCAGCGAGCTTACTTGCGAGAAGTTGACTTGCGTGACACT CAATTAACTGGTGCTAAGCTTGGTGGCGCGAATCTGCTTGGAGCTATCAGGTGA
- the LOC120689387 gene encoding uncharacterized protein LOC120689387 produces MDTGVASQQKLPADAVGAAPVAGSKAGGGGRKHLSSIANHVLRQCSLTLDRSVNDLVADFELGLKTAAVDNYSRKLVEFCSLQALQIITSHDIGEKISEGSLSRFTFDMMLAWETPTPSDQQITMESIAKEREDRKEPLGANVAAMGDETSLFYSDIMPLLVNEEPTVGEEAYVWFGSVFPLACDVVNARFTFEALTATTANRLHYPAYDRFLKEMDKSFKFLQNLPTPTGIEFAEDEFILHMEGTAGTQRVVRHVGTSSWPGRVTLTNKALYFEASGNISYESAIKVDLSDTEIEHQINTASTGPFGVPLFDKAIVFESLSEPLVLEFPEMTSSTRRDMWLTLIREVLFIHRFISMYNIESPVHKWEVHSRIILGVVRLHAAREMLRMASPPPSSFLVFSLYDDLPKGDFVLEQLASNLKQTSTITRLSASYVFKGLSKSYVIPLSAEIAKDHETDSNGHEQPLASLENKIDQVKDEAREVTAANAAIEGMREEGITDSLLVLVGLVSSISKLRPVIQQITSWERPLVTGSILAVTLLTIYNEWFGYVLAASLMLAVGMMVWARQRKIGKICSEVIIDTSSDKTTMESIVEAQQSLKKAHEYIKTANIVILRLWSIVLARSPKHTETVIWMLTASAVAVAVIPFKYILIGVAAGGFLANTRIAKAMSNPQGSRRWREWWESIPAVPVRTVDKNEL; encoded by the exons ATGGACACGGGTGTCGCGAGCCAGCAGAAGCTGCCGGCGGACGCTGTAGGGGCCGCGCCGGTGGCGGGAAgcaaggcgggcggcggcggacggaagCACCTCTCCTCCATCGCCAACCACGTGCTCCGGCAATGTTCCCT GACATTGGACAGGAGTGTTAATGATTTGGTCGCAGACTTCGAGTTGGGCTTAAAGACTGCTGCAGTTGACAACTACTCAAGGAAACTAGTTGAGTTTTGTAGCCTTCAGGCCCTGCAAATCATCACCTCGCATGATATAGGAGAAAAGATAAGCGAGGGATCGCTGAGTAGATTCACTTTTGATATGATGCTAGCTTGGGAAACCCCCACTCCTTCGGATCAACAGATTACCATG GAGAGCATAGCGAAAGAAAGGGAAGACAGAAAGGAGCCACTGGGAGCAAATGTAGCTGCGATGGGTGATGAGACTTCACTGTTCTATTCAGATATCATGCCTCTTCTT GTGAATGAAGAGCCAACTGTTGGAGAAGAAGCGTACGTGTGGTTTGGTTCTGTATTCCCTTTGGCTTGCGACGTGGTCAATGCTAGATTCACATTTGAGGCTCTCACTGCTACCACAGCTAATAGGCTGCATTATCCTGCTTATGACAGATTCCTGAAAGAAATGGATAA ATCCTTCAAGTTCTTGCAAAACTTGCCAACTCCAACTGGAATTGAATTTGCTGAAGACGAATTCATTTTGCACATGGAGGGGACAGCAGGAACACAAAGGGTAGTGAGGCACGTTGGAACCTCTAGTTGGCCAG GTCGAGTGACTCTGACAAACAAGGCCCTATATTTTGAGGCTTCTGGAAACATTTCATACGAATCCGCTATCAAGGTTGACCTTTCAGACACTGAAATAGAACACCAAATTAACACAGCTTCAACAGGCCCTTTTGGCGTGCCTTTGTTTGATAAAGCCATTGTGTTTGAGTCACT ATCTGAGCCTCTGGTTTTGGAGTTTCCCGAGATGACAAGCTCAACAAGGCGCGATATGTGGCTTACTCTGATAAGAGAAGTACTCTTTATTCACCGTTTTATATCAATGTACAACATAGAATCCCCCGTTCACAAATGGGAGGTACACTCTAGAATTATATTGGGAGTAGTAAGGCTCCATGCGGCAAGAGAGATGCTAAGGATGGCGTCGCCGCCTCCTTCCAGCTTTTTAGTGTTCTCACTGTATGATGACCTGCCGAAAGGTGATTTTGTACTTGAACAACTAGCGAGCAACCTGAAGCAGACCTCCACCATTACCCGATTGAGTGCATCCTATGTATTTAAGGGTTTAAGCAAATCTTATGTGATACCTTTGAGTGCGGAGATAGCAAAGGATCATGAGACAGACTCCAATGGCCACGAGCAGCCCCTGGCATCCCTAGAAAACAAGATTGACCAAGTGAAAGATGAGGCCAGGGAAGTCACCGCTGCCAATGCTGCCATTGAAGGGATGAGGGAGGAAGGCATCACTGATAGCCTTCTCGTACTTGTG GGGTTGGTCAGTTCCATCAGCAAATTGCGTCCAGTGATCCAGCAGATAACCTCATGGGAAAGACCGCTTGTTACTGGCAGTATCCTTGCTGTAACATTGCTAACCATATACAA TGAGTGGTTCGGTTATGTGTTAGCCGCATCCCTGATGCTGGCAGTTGGCATGATGGTTTGGGCTAGACAAAGAAAGATCGGCAAGATATGCTCGGAAGTGATCATCGATACTTCATCGGACAAGACAACAATGGAGAGCATTGTGGAAGCGCAACAAAGCCTGAAGAAAGCGCACGAGTACATCAAGACAGCAAACATCGTCATCCTCAGGCTGTGGTCGATCGTGCTAGCGAGGTCGCCAAAG CACACAGAGACAGTGATATGGATGCTGACCGCgtccgcggtggcggtggccgtcATCCCGTTCAAATACATCCTGATCGGGGTGGCAGCAGGCGGCTTCCTGGCGAACACGAGGATCGCAAAGGCCATGTCAAACCCGCAGGGCAGCCGGCGGTGGAGGGAGTGGTGGGAGTCCATCCCCGCCGTCCCGGTTCGAACAGTTGACAAGAACGAGCTGTGA
- the LOC120690743 gene encoding inactive protein RESTRICTED TEV MOVEMENT 2-like, which yields MATATTARTYVDFVPPNSLQEEPDKVALRVDLSAEGFRKEQIRVQIDSFGRLRITGERSLDADGSRWRRFHKEFQVPDTCDPSAIRARLDKDGILLITMTKLSAPALAEEPKAPGADMGGDAAAGQDHEPAGHASAQQAGTPAEEKRGQEEDAGGAAMDRPGQEDEQHPSSDNAAPAPAPRRPAAYGFAKDRRIMLLAIFALMLALVGAGLLARCRLTMDQSAETSPSGSHIVSLSGS from the exons ATGGCCACCGCCACGACGGCGCGCACGTACGTCGACTTCGTGCCGCCGAACAGCCTGCAGGAGGAGCCCGACAAGGTGGCCCTCCGCGTCGACCTCTCCGCGGAAG GGTTCAGGAAGGAGCAGATCAGGGTGCAGATCGACAGCTTCGGTAGGCTACGGATAACCGGCGAGCGGTCGCTCGACGCCGACGGCAGCAGGTGGAGGCGCTTCCACAAGGAGTTCCAGGTCCCCGACACCTGTGACCCCTCCGCCATCCGCGCGAGGCTCGACAAGGACGGCATCCTCCTCATCACCATGACGAAGCTGTCCGCGCCGGCGCTGGCCGAGGAGCCGAAGGCGCCAGGTGCGGACATGGGTGGTGACGCCGCCGCTGGCCAGGACCATGAACCTGCAGGTCACGCCAGCGCACAGCAAGCGGGAACTCCTGCTGAAGAAAAGAGAGGCCAGGAGGAGGACGCTGGCGGGGCGGCCATGGACCGTCCAGGCCAAGAAGACGAACAGCACCCAAGCAGCGACAACGCAGCACCTGCACCTgcacctcgccggccggcggcgtacggcttTGCCAAGGACAGGAGGATCATGCTACTGGCGATCTTTGCCCTGATGCTGGCTCTGGTTGGCGCCGGCCTGTTGGCGAGGTGCAGGTTGACGATGGATCAATCGGCCGAGACGTCGCCGTCAGGCAGCCACATCGTCAGTCTCTCCGGCAGTTGA